The genomic stretch GGAATGGGGTTACAGGTGGCTCTTCCCACGGTGCCAACCCACAGGTCTCCTGCCTGTTCCCCCCCCGTGGGGTTGCTGCCCCAGCCCGGTACCTTTGTGCTTTTGCAACGCCTTCTGCGTGGACTGCAGCACGGACTCGTGGAACTGGTGGGCGAACTCCTCGGCGATGAAGGGCTCCCAGGGCTTGCTCTTGCCATTCATGCTGTGGGACAGCGGCACGGGGATGTCCTTGGGCAGCGGGCCCCTGACGTAGCTGAGGATGCTCAGCGCCTTCTTCCCCGAGTGCCCGTCGCTCAGCCTGGGCTTCTCAGCCGGCTCCTTCACCCTGGGCAGCTCCGCAGCTCTCAGCGGCTCCACCCTGCCCGGCTCCGACGGCTTCTGCACCTCGGGCACGGAGGCGGCGATGCCCACGGGCTTCTCCGGGTCCAGCAGCAGCGGCGGCTCTtggggcagaggaggagcagcgTTGGTGGCACGGTGGTGCCCAATCGGGTGCaggaggtggggaaggaggagtGGAGGAGCTTACCGGCAGCGGGGCCGCTGGGGCTGTCCCGCGGGGAGCTCTTCACCACCACGGCGGCCGGCGTGGGCTTCTGCTTCAtggcctgcagcatctccaccAGCTTCTCCTTGTCTGCCGCGTGGGAAGCTGAGGTTTAGTGTAGCCTCTGCTCAGCCGGGCACGCTCGCGGCaccaggcagcccagggagcaCGGGGACAGGGACCCCCACCCAGCGCGGGGCATGGCGTTACCTTTCCTCTTTTCGGCGCTGATGTGCGTGAGGTTGAAGATGGTGAGGAAGCGTTTCTTCTCCTCGAAGTTGGGGCTGTTGTTCATCTCGTCGGGGCTGTAGCGGGTGGAGAGCGGGAGGCGCGGGGAGGGCGTGCGGCGCTTGTTCTGCACCGTCGGTGGCGAGGGGCTGCGCTCCCGCAGCATCCGCCGGCGCTTGCGTCGCTTCTGGCTCAGTAAttcctccttctgctgctgcGTGGTGAGGCCGAAGAGCTGCAGGAACTCCAGCTTCTGGGGCGCGAGGGGAGAGCGGAGCTGGGTCAGCCCCAGACCAGCGAGGCACCTGtctccatccctgtccccacctCCATCTCCATTCCCACCCCACGTCCATCTTCATTCCCACCTCcattcccatctccatccccgTGGCCATCACCATCTCCACCATCAACCTCGTCTCTatctccatcccatctccatcctcaACCCCATCGCCATCTCCATGCctatcccatccccatcccatctcatccccatccccaatCCCACTTCAGCCCCACACAGCCAGCCGAGTGCTGTGCCTGTACCTCGGAGGATGTGTCCAGCTTCAGGGGGGGCTGCTCGGCCACGCACCGGAGATGTGCCCGCACCTCCTCCTCGTCGCTGTCGTCACAGGAGTCGTCCAGGTCGTAGTAGTAACCTGGGGATGGGGAAAGGCTGGTGTCAGCCCTGGGGGGGGCACACTGGAACCCCCACGTACTGCTGGGGCCCTGGAAACCTGCTGGGACCCCAGGAATGGGTGGGACCCTGCTGGGTAGGGATGCTCACCGCAGCatcccagctcagctctgttttGGGATGGCTTGCAGGGGGACTGGAGGAATTATTTCTCTGTGGGCTGCTTGTAGTCGGGGAGCTGACTCTCCCCTTGCTGCTGGGGCACTGGGCAGGGACACACCCCAGGAGCACCTTGTGCCAGGGCCAAGGACAGCAGGGACACCACTGCCCGCCCTGATGGGGTGCACTGGGCTCAGCAGGTTAATGGGGCATAAGGGGGGATGGCAGTGCTGCCCCCACACCTCGCTCCATCTCCTCCTCGCTGCTGTTCACATCCCCGCTCGCACGGCCCTATTAATATTTAAAGCCAGCTTATTAGCCTCAGTTCATCATTTATTAATTGGGCATGTCTAGAGCAGAGGATTTACCAAGCCGCTCTGATTTGGCTTTCGGGAGCATTTGCATCAAATGCCTGCGGGCTGGGCTGACGGCATCACCAGGGAACCCCCTCCTGGCTGCTCCCATTGGGGTCCTGGTGCCTGGGGGGGGGGTCCCAAGCCCCCTCCTCACCTTTCTCCCGGGCCTCCCGTCGCCGGCGCTCCTCCAGGTCCAGCTTGCTGACCAGCCTGCGGTGCTGCTGCACGAACTCGTCGTAGATGTACATGGGGTCCTGcgtgcggggctgggggggtctGTAGGGCGAGCTGGGCTTGGTCACCTCCCCAAAAGGGGCGGCCGGGGGTCTCTGCTGGCTCAGGATGCTCTGCGTGGATTTCTCCAGCTCGGCCAGGAATGGTGTGTGGGTGAAGCTCGTGTGCTCCGTGGCGCCGGGCTCCCGTGGCAGGGGGTATTTCTCCAGCACATCCCTTTTCCTTGTGCTGTCTTCCAGCTTCTCGGGGCAGAAGACCCTCTCCACCTTCACCAGCGGGATGCCCTGGCGGCTGGGCTCGAAGGGGGCTGGGTGGCCGTGGAGGACGTGGGGCTCAGGGAGGCGCCGGGGGGGCTCCGAGGGGCTCTCCATCAGGGAGACGGGGTTCCAGAGGGACGTGGTGATGGGGTGGTGCTGGGGTTTGGGGGAGATGAGTGGCGGCGGGCCACCAAAGTGCTGCCCCGGCTCGCGGATGCTCGGCTCGTGGCGGCTTGGACCCGACCTGCAGGAAAGAGAGGAGACGGAGAGATGGAGAGGAGAAGCAAACCCTGTTTGCGAGCTGGATCTGGGGAGGAATGATCCGCTGGGCACACATGGAGGGAGGGGTTGGGAATGGGACACGGGGCAGGGAACCCCTCCACGGGACTGCGCCGGCACAGGCTCTCACCGCACGAAGAGTGACGCTGCGGTGCAACCTTCCCTAAACACCCAGGGAAGGAGCAAACCTGTTAGCAGGATAAATATTTCATGCGCCGGAGCTGAGCGTTTAACGCTTTTCCACTCGAGCGCTCCGGACCTCTGCGCAGCGGAGCAGCGagtgctcagtgctgccagCCGGGTCGCAGCTGCCACCGCGCCGCGGAGAGCTCCTGCAGGCACAGGCACCACCGGCCGAGAGCATCACCTGCCCCGGTGGAGAGCAGGATCCCTGCCCCTCCCCACCGCCTGGGGTCTCTGGTGATGCTTACATGAGGCACCAGCTTGGGGCTGGGCAGGATGCTGAGTGGGGGACCGGGCTAGGAATAGGATGAAGATGGAAATGGGATAGGGATAGGAGTGGGATGAGGATGTAAGAacacccccccacacacactcGCTGCTGTGCTCAGGGTGACCTTGATCTCTCCTCCTCGCTTTGGGGAGGGATGTGTGGATGGGGGCGGGCGGCTGCAGCAGGCACTTGCCATTGTGCCGCCCCGCAATCCGCTCCTTGTTATACTCGATTAGCTGCTCTAATCCCCTTGATATCCAAAAATAACAATGGGAGCCGGCAGCAGAGCCGACTGGATAAGCCCACACCACCAGAGCAGAGCGCTCAGCGACAGGGCGAGAAAACCCGCATCaatgcagggctgtgggcacgGGCTGCCCCCCTCGCCTCGTCCCACTGCGCATCCCTCTATCAGAGCAGCTTTTCGGGCTGCGCAGGGGAAGCTGCAATTAGCGGTGCCGCCGCCTCGGCAGCACCTGGCTGCTCGCCGCTGGCCCCCGGCCACCTCCCGGGCTCGCCGCCTGCTGCCGCGCAGATGTCAGGCAGTGGCACCGCAcggtgctgccagcacagccgGCCCGGCTGGCACAGCGCGGCGGGGACCTGCTGGCACCGGACACACCGCTCGCCCGGTGcgggggctgagctgggggggggctCGTCCTGCTCAGAGCCAGCTCACGGGGTGGTAAAAATGGCGCCAAGATGGGGAAAATCCTAGGAAACCTTTAGGAAGATGGGCACAGGGAGCACGGAAAGGGGCACCCTCCACCCTGGCAAAGGGGCAAAACCCACCCAGGGCGTTCAGCCCTACCTGGGGTTGTCGGGCCGGTGCTCGGGCTCGGGCTGGCTCGGGGTACGTCCCATGTCAaggtgctgctccagcacctgctGCCGGAACTCCGACACCTGGGACTGGCGGTCCTCCTTCTCCTGGCGCAGGCGGCGTTGCCGGGCCAGCCACTTCTCCTCCTCGTTGGTGCGGTGGATGAGCAGCGCCGTGGCCGCGCTGCTGCCGGGCAGGGGGAAGACGTTGTGGTTGGGGATGAGGCTGGGCACGGGGTGGTGTGAGGCGGGCGCTGGGTGCAGCGGGTGCTGGAGGGGCTTCGGCGTCGGCAGCACTGAGTCCTTCAGTTTCTCTGGGGAACAAAAAAAGGGGAGGTGGAGGGTCGGTGGGGTGCACGCCGAACCCCACCTGTGTGTGGAAGAGGGCTGCCGAGCATCCCCATGGGATGGCAGCCCGCAGCCCCTgctcccctgcctgctgccagcccagctgcttGGCGTGCCAGCGTGAAGTCAGATGGCACAAACACCTCTCCAAGAGCCCCGGCACTCCGCGGCAGCCCCGCTGAGCGCACCGCAGCAGCTGGGCTCCTGGCACTGCGAGCTGGCAGCCGGAGAGCTGGGCTCTGGGACCCGACCCCCTCAGCTTTACCATCTGCAAGGAAACGGGGACcagcccccagtgccacccacaGGCACGTTACCTGCTCTGCCGGGCTCCGGCAGCTTGCCCCGCTCCTCGGCCGGGTGCCCCCGCAGCGCGTGCAGCTCGGCCACAGGCAGGAAGGGGCTCTCCATGGCTTTCACCATGCTCAGCTCCTTCTCCCGGGCGCGCTCCCGCTGCCTCTCCAGCTCCCGCTCGCGCTCCTTCTCGCGCTCCCGCTCCAGCTCCTTCTCCCGCTCCCGTTCCCGTTCGCGCTCCTTCTCCCGTTCCCGGTCCGCTTCCCGCTCCCGCTCCTTCTCCCGCTCCCTCTCGCGTTCCCGCTCCCTCTGCCGCAGCTCCTCGTCCATTTGCAACCTGCGGAGGAgaaccaaaaggaaaacatcccCATCAGGCGCCCGTTAGCCGCCCCCATCGCCACCCCACAGCAGCCACCCCGTAACCACTCACCTCTCAGCAGCCAGGCTGGAGATGCGCTCCGACTGCAGCGCGGAGAGCGAGGAGTGCGAGAGCTCAGCAGGGTAGCGCACACCCGACAGGTGCAGGTGCATGGCCGAGGGGTGCAGGGGGGGCAGCGAGCCCGGGGCTGGCAGAGGGTAGAAGGGGGATCGCAGCGCTGAGAGGCAGTAGGAGTCGTCCATCCTGGGGAGATAGGGGTGCTCAGTGGGGCGCAAAACCCCCCAAAAGGGAGAAATTCTATCCTGGAGGGTTGTTGCAGTTTGCAGCACACCCCTTGGTGTCGTCCTCCCgcctcccagcagcatccccgCCGGTAAGGGTGGGTGCCCACCTGAAGGCAGGGTGCGGGAAGGGGTGGTGCGTCAGGTAGCTGGGGTGGTAGTACGCGGCGGCCGCGGCCGGGTCCAAACCAAGAGGTGGCAGCGAGGACATGCGGAGATCCTCGGCCGTGTGGTAGGGCCGGAAGCTGCGCAGGTAATCCTCGGTGACGGCACTGGGTGGCACCACGTGGTGCACGGGACGCTGCAGGCTGGCGGGGAAAGGGGACGGGGATTGTCAAGGTGATGTCACCCCAGCCTGAGAGGCACCCGCATCTTGCGTCTTCCCATACCCCGCATCATCTTGCATCCTGCATTCCACATCCCACGCCATCCTGCACCCCACACCCCATATCCCACATCCCACACCCTGCATCCCGCATCCCACAACCTGTATCCTCCCACATCATCCCACACCTTACATCCCCACATCCCGCATCCCATATCCCGCGCCATCCCACGCTCTACATCTCCCCCCCCAGCTGACTCACTTGAGAGGTGGGAAGCGGGAATCCTGGACCAcggagctggggggcagcccaAAGGAGTAGGGTGTCCCCAGGAGGTGCGTTGGGACCGTGGGGCCCCCTGCTTTCTCCTGCGTCAGAGGGGGCTCGGAGATGAGCCGCTcgcggctgctgctgctgctgcctcgtGACCCCGCTTCTTGCTGGAAGGCAGAGGGGCAGAAAGGCAGAGTTGGCCGTTAGCAGACGGTGGGGAGCATCCCTGCATCCACACTCTTAAAGGATGGGGTCGAGGGGCTGCATGGGGGTCACCCAGCTGGAGAGGGGGGTGCTGACGCTGCGGATGGGCTGACAGCAGGACACGCTGTACCTGCCCGCAGATTTACAGGTTCTTTGTTCTCCAGAGCCATTAATCACCAGGAGAGGATGCAGACACCTACGGCGCCCGGAGCGGCACAGCCGGTGTAAATCCGGCGGTGGCCCTTTGATAGTGGCCATAAAACGCAGAGCCAGCCCCGGCAGGAGCCAATGGCAGCACCCCATCCCACTGCCTCAGTCAGGTGCTGAATTCCCATCCAGGATGAAGGTCACTCGCACTGACCCCAGCTTGGAGGGCACCCTGGGGTCACCCGGCGGCACCGTCCCCATTACAGGGGCTGAGCCGGCAATGGAGGGACGAGCCCTGGCAGCAGGAACCAGACTATTCCTCCTATCAAAGGAATGACAGCGCAGGCAGCAGGACcccagggcaggctgcaggacCCCGGCCAGCCATCAGGGACGGTCCCAAGGTCACCGCAGGCGGCACAAAGGCCGTCCCCCCGCAGCCTGTGCTGAGCGCGGTGCGTGTGAGGCTGCGCTCTAATTACCTCCCCCAGCTCCGGGCGTCACgctgcaagcacagctctgccagacAATAAAGCACGCTCGGTTAACCTATATTCTGCTGGGGTcactggggagcagcaggacggcgtgcagggggctgcagggggggCTCGGTGGGGTGGGCAGCACCCGGGTACCCCAAGCCCCTCCGTGTACCCGggagtttggttttgttcctccCCCCATCCAGTAT from Numida meleagris isolate 19003 breed g44 Domestic line chromosome 10, NumMel1.0, whole genome shotgun sequence encodes the following:
- the GSE1 gene encoding genetic suppressor element 1 isoform X2 yields the protein MQQWQSFELANVPVLQRLYVVPLNANAMPKGRPRGLKEDGAGVPSAPEACYLCGEECGKEARPVAAKITNGNAKSTMHFPFLSLLPCPPGAKGLNKHWEVSSCRKCYGVLQDLWAMYRACHNEELITSVQSFLGRYHQVFSAAEPGHPVGKAGGPTSVCYICGAELGAGREFQLNVNPPGRFGEKEPFFPFLTVYPPAPRARPADSTGLVATCVLCYHDLLGQWLQHEGRNSQHPSSAWSRQYKVETFVCFFCRQEKKRCLGLKAVQVARLPVFLYTLRVANSLLVDDGKQLTIGACAECGAVVLAGKSVAPPELLAVPPPALVPKVSSSALETPAAKQGTEPRHRVLSARESPGTDIGPERSQRTALDAEGTDAGATSMSHESKSPSLGMLSTATRTTATVSPLTPSPLNGSIVPNGSPAASSTLSVQAAPSSSFAAALRKLAKQAEEPRGSSISSESSPVSSPATNHSSPASTPKRGPMGPIIVPPGGHSVPSTPPVVTIAPTKTVNGVWRSEGRQQEAGSRGSSSSSRERLISEPPLTQEKAGGPTVPTHLLGTPYSFGLPPSSVVQDSRFPPLNLQRPVHHVVPPSAVTEDYLRSFRPYHTAEDLRMSSLPPLGLDPAAAAAYYHPSYLTHHPFPHPAFRMDDSYCLSALRSPFYPLPAPGSLPPLHPSAMHLHLSGVRYPAELSHSSLSALQSERISSLAAERLQMDEELRQREREREREREKEREREADREREKEREREREREKELEREREKERERELERQRERAREKELSMVKAMESPFLPVAELHALRGHPAEERGKLPEPGRAEKLKDSVLPTPKPLQHPLHPAPASHHPVPSLIPNHNVFPLPGSSAATALLIHRTNEEEKWLARQRRLRQEKEDRQSQVSEFRQQVLEQHLDMGRTPSQPEPEHRPDNPRSGPSRHEPSIREPGQHFGGPPPLISPKPQHHPITTSLWNPVSLMESPSEPPRRLPEPHVLHGHPAPFEPSRQGIPLVKVERVFCPEKLEDSTRKRDVLEKYPLPREPGATEHTSFTHTPFLAELEKSTQSILSQQRPPAAPFGEVTKPSSPYRPPQPRTQDPMYIYDEFVQQHRRLVSKLDLEERRRREAREKGYYYDLDDSCDDSDEEEVRAHLRCVAEQPPLKLDTSSEKLEFLQLFGLTTQQQKEELLSQKRRKRRRMLRERSPSPPTVQNKRRTPSPRLPLSTRYSPDEMNNSPNFEEKKRFLTIFNLTHISAEKRKDKEKLVEMLQAMKQKPTPAAVVVKSSPRDSPSGPAAEPPLLLDPEKPVGIAASVPEVQKPSEPGRVEPLRAAELPRVKEPAEKPRLSDGHSGKKALSILSYVRGPLPKDIPVPLSHSMNGKSKPWEPFIAEEFAHQFHESVLQSTQKALQKHKGGTAEQNHKLDASIHYNIPELQASSRPPAPHNGTAEGHRALAPPLPRDRRDSASEDEEEEDEEEDEEECPRPKWQGIEAIFEAYQEHIEEQNLERQVLQTQCRRLEAQHYSLSLTAEQLSHSMAELRTQKQKIVSERERLQAELDHLRKCLALPAMQWSRGYFKGYPR
- the GSE1 gene encoding genetic suppressor element 1 isoform X1, translated to MYWLKRPHQCEAAAAAAAGGSGLRRGAPGWDPSAPPRRREEEEEEEEEEEEEEGPAAGSELSELSDAEPLSEPEGAGGAVRAPPVAAGSKRGAACCSSDSEINITSEEEEGEEEGEGGERPAWAPGTACYICGSPLAPGGQHRVHVQKQEKSSPAPFFPFLWLHSPPPGAQPLSPAGSTLVCPCCFASLMQQWQSFELANVPVLQRLYVVPLNANAMPKGRPRGLKEDGAGVPSAPEACYLCGEECGKEARPVAAKITNGNAKSTMHFPFLSLLPCPPGAKGLNKHWEVSSCRKCYGVLQDLWAMYRACHNEELITSVQSFLGRYHQVFSAAEPGHPVGKAGGPTSVCYICGAELGAGREFQLNVNPPGRFGEKEPFFPFLTVYPPAPRARPADSTGLVATCVLCYHDLLGQWLQHEGRNSQHPSSAWSRQYKVETFVCFFCRQEKKRCLGLKAVQVARLPVFLYTLRVANSLLVDDGKQLTIGACAECGAVVLAGKSVAPPELLAVPPPALVPKVSSSALETPAAKQGTEPRHRVLSARESPGTDIGPERSQRTALDAEGTDAGATSMSHESKSPSLGMLSTATRTTATVSPLTPSPLNGSIVPNGSPAASSTLSVQAAPSSSFAAALRKLAKQAEEPRGSSISSESSPVSSPATNHSSPASTPKRGPMGPIIVPPGGHSVPSTPPVVTIAPTKTVNGVWRSEGRQQEAGSRGSSSSSRERLISEPPLTQEKAGGPTVPTHLLGTPYSFGLPPSSVVQDSRFPPLNLQRPVHHVVPPSAVTEDYLRSFRPYHTAEDLRMSSLPPLGLDPAAAAAYYHPSYLTHHPFPHPAFRMDDSYCLSALRSPFYPLPAPGSLPPLHPSAMHLHLSGVRYPAELSHSSLSALQSERISSLAAERLQMDEELRQREREREREREKEREREADREREKEREREREREKELEREREKERERELERQRERAREKELSMVKAMESPFLPVAELHALRGHPAEERGKLPEPGRAEKLKDSVLPTPKPLQHPLHPAPASHHPVPSLIPNHNVFPLPGSSAATALLIHRTNEEEKWLARQRRLRQEKEDRQSQVSEFRQQVLEQHLDMGRTPSQPEPEHRPDNPRSGPSRHEPSIREPGQHFGGPPPLISPKPQHHPITTSLWNPVSLMESPSEPPRRLPEPHVLHGHPAPFEPSRQGIPLVKVERVFCPEKLEDSTRKRDVLEKYPLPREPGATEHTSFTHTPFLAELEKSTQSILSQQRPPAAPFGEVTKPSSPYRPPQPRTQDPMYIYDEFVQQHRRLVSKLDLEERRRREAREKGYYYDLDDSCDDSDEEEVRAHLRCVAEQPPLKLDTSSEKLEFLQLFGLTTQQQKEELLSQKRRKRRRMLRERSPSPPTVQNKRRTPSPRLPLSTRYSPDEMNNSPNFEEKKRFLTIFNLTHISAEKRKASHAADKEKLVEMLQAMKQKPTPAAVVVKSSPRDSPSGPAAEPPLLLDPEKPVGIAASVPEVQKPSEPGRVEPLRAAELPRVKEPAEKPRLSDGHSGKKALSILSYVRGPLPKDIPVPLSHSMNGKSKPWEPFIAEEFAHQFHESVLQSTQKALQKHKGGTAEQNHKLDASIHYNIPELQASSRPPAPHNGTAEGHRALAPPLPRDRRDSASEDEEEEDEEEDEEECPRPKWQGIEAIFEAYQEHIEEQNLERQVLQTQCRRLEAQHYSLSLTAEQLSHSMAELRTQKQKIVSERERLQAELDHLRKCLALPAMQWSRGYFKGYPR